A genomic window from Haladaptatus caseinilyticus includes:
- a CDS encoding acyl-CoA thioesterase, with translation MDHFGYTTEIETRYRDFDTMGHVNNAVYATYLEQARLRYFRDVVDIPMDDISGVVAHLEIDYRRSISLEEEVTVAMRVSELGESSITMVHEIRAGDDVAATAEVVQVSIDPESGEPRPIPATWRDRIETHRGC, from the coding sequence ATGGACCACTTCGGCTACACAACCGAGATCGAGACCCGATACCGCGACTTCGACACGATGGGACACGTGAACAACGCGGTATACGCCACCTATCTGGAACAGGCGCGACTCCGGTATTTTCGGGATGTCGTCGACATCCCGATGGACGATATCAGCGGCGTCGTCGCCCATCTGGAGATAGATTATCGACGGTCCATCTCCCTGGAAGAGGAGGTGACCGTCGCCATGCGCGTTTCGGAACTCGGCGAATCCAGTATCACGATGGTTCACGAAATCCGGGCCGGAGATGACGTTGCCGCCACCGCAGAAGTCGTCCAGGTTTCCATCGACCCGGAGTCGGGCGAACCACGTCCAATTCCGGCGACGTGGCGAGACCGAATCGAAACACACCGAGGCTGCTGA
- a CDS encoding DsrE family protein, whose translation MKTVFHVSTSDAANRSISKVENLLADETVEINTVAVLFDAGDAISTLERDSDVADDIRKLIDWNVEYKVCSNAIRNPAVNESNLIAGVETVSSGIGELTRLQSRGYAYIRL comes from the coding sequence ATGAAAACCGTCTTTCACGTTTCGACGTCTGACGCAGCCAACCGCTCGATTTCGAAGGTCGAGAACCTCCTCGCCGACGAAACGGTCGAAATCAATACTGTCGCCGTTCTCTTCGACGCTGGCGACGCCATTTCGACGCTCGAACGTGATTCCGACGTTGCCGACGATATCCGAAAACTGATCGATTGGAACGTCGAGTACAAGGTTTGCAGTAACGCGATTCGAAACCCAGCAGTGAACGAGTCGAATCTCATCGCGGGCGTCGAAACCGTCTCATCGGGCATTGGCGAACTGACCCGCCTCCAATCGCGAGGCTATGCGTACATCCGTCTCTAA
- a CDS encoding DUF420 domain-containing protein has translation MESTVRNNVPALTALLTVVSLALVFAAVLGIVPKGSIPRAPHSFLEAIPHVNATISLIAVGVIGTAWHDIRRGNVNRHRAGMLTGVVLFVAFLGLYLYRVTLEGPTDFGGPETVYQFLYLPVLAVHMLLAIVCIPLLYYVLLLAISHPVSELPQTNHPRVGRVAATLWLISFSLGVVVYALLYVFY, from the coding sequence ATGGAATCTACAGTTCGGAACAACGTTCCGGCGCTGACTGCGCTGTTGACGGTGGTGTCGCTTGCACTGGTGTTCGCCGCGGTGCTCGGCATCGTCCCAAAAGGGTCGATTCCGCGCGCACCTCACTCGTTTCTCGAAGCGATTCCGCACGTCAACGCGACCATCAGTCTCATCGCGGTCGGCGTTATCGGCACTGCGTGGCACGACATCCGGCGCGGAAACGTCAACCGACACCGCGCCGGGATGCTAACCGGCGTCGTATTGTTCGTCGCCTTCCTCGGTCTCTACCTCTACCGCGTCACGTTGGAGGGTCCGACCGATTTCGGTGGCCCCGAAACCGTCTATCAGTTCCTCTACCTGCCGGTGTTGGCGGTTCATATGCTTCTGGCAATCGTCTGCATCCCTCTGCTCTACTACGTCCTCCTGCTGGCGATTTCACACCCAGTCAGTGAACTTCCGCAAACGAACCATCCCCGTGTTGGGCGAGTCGCGGCCACGCTCTGGCTGATTTCGTTCTCGCTCGGCGTGGTCGTCTACGCCCTCCTCTACGTCTTTTACT
- a CDS encoding acyl-CoA dehydrogenase family protein — protein MNLSPEQRAIRDVVREFAVEEIRPTAAECDEKQEFPEDVWDGLAELDLTGMTVPVEYGGIDVDKMTYSLANEQVAYGSLSVATALSVHCLATSCLAEFGDEEQKERWLPEMAEGRPVGAFALSEPEAGSNPAEMSTEARMEGDEYVINGKKQWITNGKRADVIILFAKTDRNDPRSVTQFVVPKDAGVEVGKKEDKLGLRASDTTSLIFDDVRIPTEYQLTEEGRGLSAAFHILTGGRIGIASQAVGLSQAALDQAIDYAHEREQFGNPIADIQTIRHKFADMQTKLQAGRLLTRDAARLADAGEDHAMAASMAKYFASESAVKITNEAVQIHGGYGYTTDFDVERFYRDSKITTIYEGTSEIQKKVIARNLLG, from the coding sequence ATGAACCTCTCCCCGGAACAACGGGCCATTCGAGACGTGGTTCGGGAGTTCGCTGTCGAGGAAATCCGGCCGACCGCGGCGGAGTGCGACGAGAAACAGGAGTTTCCCGAAGATGTGTGGGACGGACTCGCAGAACTCGATCTGACGGGTATGACGGTACCCGTTGAGTACGGCGGTATCGACGTGGACAAGATGACCTACAGTCTCGCCAACGAGCAGGTCGCCTACGGTTCACTGTCGGTTGCGACGGCACTGTCGGTTCACTGCCTCGCCACCTCGTGTCTCGCCGAGTTCGGCGACGAAGAACAGAAAGAACGGTGGCTTCCGGAAATGGCCGAAGGTCGCCCCGTCGGCGCGTTCGCACTCTCCGAACCCGAGGCCGGGTCGAACCCGGCCGAGATGTCCACCGAAGCACGGATGGAGGGCGACGAATACGTCATCAACGGCAAGAAGCAGTGGATTACGAACGGGAAGCGCGCGGACGTGATTATCCTGTTCGCCAAAACGGACCGAAACGATCCACGAAGCGTCACGCAGTTCGTGGTGCCGAAGGATGCGGGCGTCGAGGTCGGTAAGAAAGAGGACAAACTGGGTCTCCGTGCGAGTGACACGACCAGCCTCATCTTCGACGATGTGCGGATTCCCACCGAATACCAACTCACCGAGGAAGGTCGTGGCCTATCTGCGGCCTTCCACATCCTCACCGGTGGGCGTATCGGTATCGCCAGCCAGGCAGTCGGCCTTTCGCAGGCGGCACTCGACCAAGCGATCGATTACGCACACGAGCGAGAACAGTTCGGAAACCCCATCGCTGACATCCAAACTATTCGACACAAGTTCGCCGATATGCAGACGAAACTCCAAGCAGGACGTCTGCTGACCCGGGATGCGGCCCGTCTCGCTGATGCTGGCGAAGACCACGCGATGGCGGCGAGTATGGCGAAATATTTCGCCAGTGAATCCGCCGTCAAGATTACGAACGAAGCGGTCCAGATTCACGGTGGCTACGGATATACGACCGACTTCGACGTGGAGCGATTCTACCGCGATTCGAAGATAACGACCATTTACGAAGGTACCTCGGAGATCCAAAAGAAAGTCATCGCTCGGAATCTGCTCGGATAA
- a CDS encoding helix-turn-helix domain-containing protein codes for MAKYSTGNSSGSGGGGSCELCGKATDSLTEVSVAGARLEVCGNCASHNDAAQRTKTESTEPSEQDRKRRAAQRTAKMDDARKGDARHWEEEGTNYDDDPLPYLVSNYGDNVVEARQDAGLQREELADELGIQEKHLLAVEQNRANRAGVGGSVIEALEDRLDVTLSESA; via the coding sequence ATGGCCAAGTACTCGACCGGGAACTCCTCCGGCAGTGGTGGTGGCGGTTCCTGTGAACTCTGCGGCAAAGCGACCGACTCGCTGACAGAGGTGAGCGTGGCGGGCGCACGGCTGGAAGTTTGTGGGAACTGTGCGAGTCACAACGACGCTGCACAGCGAACCAAGACGGAATCGACCGAACCGAGCGAACAGGACCGAAAACGCCGAGCCGCCCAACGGACGGCGAAAATGGACGACGCACGCAAAGGTGATGCACGCCATTGGGAGGAAGAAGGGACGAACTACGACGACGACCCGCTACCGTATCTCGTTTCCAACTACGGCGATAACGTCGTCGAAGCACGACAGGACGCGGGTCTCCAGCGCGAGGAGCTCGCCGACGAACTCGGTATTCAAGAAAAGCATCTGCTCGCCGTCGAACAGAACCGCGCAAATCGTGCGGGCGTCGGCGGGTCGGTCATCGAGGCACTGGAAGATCGACTCGACGTGACGTTGTCCGAATCGGCGTAG
- a CDS encoding alanine--tRNA ligase-related protein codes for MTRAPAEPYRTSFETTVERRDGRDVVLSETYFYAESGGQPADRGTIGSTPVVDVQKRDGAVVHTLATDSDPDFDAGDAVVAHIDESFRTYCMRAHTASHILYGAGRRILDDLGYGGFDIGTEKIRVDFETTTDIDDAILVELERLTNRAVWDSIPVSWEEVAKATAMKRDDIAFNTKTEEGVLSDSDSVRVVEIDGWDVAACGGTHVRSTDEIGPVTVLERSNPGEGLTRVEFAVGPSAIRQRTDEKRAALDAARVAGTSVASLSAEIDRLTGELDDIETELHDAKSRLIDAKIDDLADETTSRNGTEWLVGAIDGVGPNELAERVRALSGQVADVVALAGRDGATFVVVGADGGVEAGTVIDEVTETFGGGGGGSSAFAQGGGLSAEPEEIVTYLRE; via the coding sequence ATGACTCGCGCACCAGCGGAACCGTATCGAACGAGTTTCGAGACGACGGTCGAACGACGGGACGGGCGCGACGTGGTGCTCTCCGAGACGTATTTTTACGCCGAGAGCGGCGGCCAGCCCGCCGATAGGGGGACGATTGGGTCCACCCCGGTCGTAGACGTCCAGAAACGGGATGGAGCGGTCGTTCATACGCTTGCTACCGACTCCGACCCGGATTTCGATGCAGGTGACGCGGTCGTCGCCCACATCGACGAATCGTTTCGAACATACTGCATGCGAGCACACACGGCGAGCCATATCCTCTACGGTGCTGGCAGGCGTATTTTGGACGATCTCGGCTACGGTGGGTTCGATATCGGTACGGAGAAAATCCGTGTCGATTTCGAGACGACGACGGACATCGACGACGCCATTCTCGTCGAACTCGAACGCCTGACGAACCGTGCGGTCTGGGATTCGATTCCCGTGTCGTGGGAGGAAGTTGCCAAGGCAACTGCGATGAAACGGGACGACATCGCGTTCAACACGAAGACCGAGGAAGGCGTGTTGAGTGACTCGGACTCTGTTCGAGTCGTGGAAATCGACGGCTGGGACGTGGCGGCCTGTGGTGGCACTCACGTACGAAGCACGGACGAAATCGGTCCGGTGACCGTGCTCGAACGTTCGAACCCCGGCGAAGGGCTGACGCGCGTCGAGTTCGCCGTCGGCCCGTCCGCCATCCGGCAGCGAACCGATGAGAAACGCGCGGCGCTGGATGCGGCGCGAGTCGCCGGAACGAGCGTCGCGAGCCTATCCGCGGAAATCGATCGACTCACCGGCGAACTCGACGACATCGAAACGGAATTGCACGACGCGAAATCACGTCTCATCGATGCGAAAATAGACGACCTCGCGGACGAGACGACGTCCCGAAACGGTACCGAATGGCTGGTCGGTGCCATCGACGGAGTCGGTCCGAACGAACTCGCCGAGCGTGTTCGAGCGCTCTCGGGGCAGGTTGCGGATGTCGTTGCGCTCGCCGGCAGAGACGGGGCAACCTTCGTCGTGGTCGGCGCAGATGGCGGCGTGGAGGCAGGCACCGTGATAGACGAGGTAACTGAGACGTTCGGTGGTGGCGGCGGTGGCAGTTCGGCGTTCGCACAGGGGGGAGGGTTGTCGGCGGAACCGGAGGAGATCGTGACCTATCTGCGCGAGTAG
- a CDS encoding FmdB family zinc ribbon protein yields MPLRRLIHRFRNSRIDYVCADCGRAFDLPLDSCPSCEAEPLHRIVK; encoded by the coding sequence ATGCCCCTCCGACGGCTCATCCATCGGTTTCGAAACAGCCGAATCGACTACGTTTGTGCGGATTGCGGTCGAGCGTTCGATTTACCCCTCGATTCCTGTCCATCCTGCGAGGCGGAACCGCTCCATCGAATCGTGAAGTAA
- a CDS encoding TOBE domain-containing protein has protein sequence MLSARNRLTGEVVEVETGDVTAEVTIDVGDDTITAVITRESVENLEIEEGMELTAVVKATDVMVRSD, from the coding sequence ATGTTAAGCGCACGAAACCGATTGACAGGAGAGGTAGTGGAAGTCGAAACCGGCGACGTAACCGCCGAAGTCACGATCGACGTCGGCGACGACACGATAACCGCGGTCATCACCCGCGAATCGGTCGAAAATCTCGAAATCGAGGAGGGGATGGAACTGACCGCAGTGGTCAAAGCGACTGACGTGATGGTTCGGTCCGACTGA